acatacatatacagaaacgtcATCTgatataaaccagtgaaatagatgggtcttgtgagggaaaagaaaccgtgagatatggtacatgatcacgtggtctaaaggtgttcatgtttcctactaacagcatacgatcatagcttgttacacaaggatactcacagagaccatgaaacagattataaggagataaactcttatgtggtggatgctgctacatattttcgaaattgataaaggtctggtcataagaaagaaattgaaatttataaaggtctggtcataagaaagaaattagattgaCATATAATGATGTAGTAaacagcatatggatcactggataaagaacatcattgttcctaagctgttcatggactgaaacaaagcaGCTGCATACAGTATGAAATACTAGTAAAGGAATTGTAAAAGAACAATCCAATTCAGTCCACACACATATACAAAAGAAATTCGAAATTCCTTGTGTTTACTTTATCAGCCTAAAGAAAGGTAATTTGGATTAACTCAGCTTGCTATCTCATATAACATGTTCTCCGGATAGACAAATCTGACATCAGATCCCTTAGATATGGATCCGGCATAGCAGAACAGTTTGCTGCTGCTGTATAAGGCAACTACTCCCACGAGACTCTGTTATGAGGCTGAGAGGAGATATTTAACCTATCTCGATCGAGTACCAATATGTTGCAGTCTATAAGCTCGTGTGATCAAAGTCCAtgacctaatatatatatatatatatattcaatgcGTGATATGATACATGGCAAGAGAGGTCATGGGACGCCATCAAGATAAATATAGGACTGAAATGTCTGATGTATATGGCATTACCGAATGCAAGAAAAACCGATAGACATGTATGAAGTCCACGAGTGTATTTGGCCGCAGAGCCATAGTTTGATAAGATCGTAAAAACTCGTTGCAGCAATGATCATTGGTCACATCATgatcttggacactcatgagaCGAGTTGTGGACATGTATAAACGAGGTCTATGACACGAACATGGATCGATCAGATTAAAACATTGCCGATGGTAGTGAAAAGGAGAAGTTCATATAGTCCACACTTTATCATCGTCAACAATCATAATAGCCAAGGGGAGGATCCGTGGGCTTTTGTGGTTGAGATCTATGACTCAACATGAATCAATTAGAATAGAATATGACTGATGATGATAATAAAGGAAGATCAATGGACAAAGACATTGGTACACATCCGTGTATAGAAGATACACCGGATCATAGGTTTACGACATGAGATTATAATTTCATGGTACCATACTTAGTATATTGTCCATAAGTATGTTTAGCCTGTCTGACAAAAGTATAGACAAGTCGACAGCAAAGGTTCACTTTTTGACCTTGCACACACGATGTCAGAAGACATGAGAAAAGACCGGAGAGGTCGAAGTGGTCCAATTACGGTTCAATAATAAACTTGGCCGATTTGTTTacttcctacctgcacgttcaggaagctcacacATCAGATGCGTAGACTAAAGAATCTCCattgaggttcacatcagggggagtagtacgtgttgtactctttttccttcatcatggttttgtcccactgggttttcctgataaggttttaatgaggcaacattaagcttATTACAATCCTGTATGGCtacatccaagggggagtgttataaatcaagtgatgaatgtccataaccggtccgatccataaccggcccaaaccctagaagaaagagacatagccgaaaccctagagagaggagagagaggcggccgcatgccttagaagagagagagacggccacaagttttagagaaaaggaaaccctattttctttttccttgtatGTGTAATCTTTTCATCTATGTATTTAATAGTTATCTTAAATCTAGTTGGATTaagatttgtactctttcctttTAGCTCTTTCTTGTAAACTTTATATAAAGAATGtcttattcattaatgaaaGATATAGAATTACCCATTGTTTTACAACATGAATGGctttttccataatttttttgattggtAAAAAATTTGCGGAATCATGTCTTTCCGCCAACATAAGTGTTACCGAGTATTTCCGCCAACACAAGTGTTACCAATTAAAGCCCATATTCCATTATTCCCATCCAACGGTTAGATATCAATAACACACAGAGTTACCATCTTCCCTCCTACACTTGATAAAAACCCCCACAGGGTTAAACCATTGAAGAACTCCTTTCCAAGTTTTCCAGAAAAAGAAAGCCCTCCCCTCCCCTCCCCAGGTCGGTCTAAGCTAATTACGCCATGGATCCTCAGCAGCGGAGAACTGAAACCGGTCCCCGTCCTCCCGTCGGTGAACCCGGCGGCGACGTCACTTCGATTTTCATCGCGTTCGGTGTTTTCATCGCAATCGCCGCTTTGGTATATCAAAACGCATCCTTATCCTTACTGAATCGGTCCTCCTCTGTCGGAATGTCTGAGATTCGTATCCTTTAGTTGACTTGACTCTCGACCTAGATTCGATCTCAGTTTCGTTTTATCATATTTGGGTGTGCCGAAGATACTTTGAAACCCGCTTGAGAGATAAATGTGTTTGAGCTTTTAACGGGTATTAGCAGGTCATGTCCCCTTCATCGTTGGTGCACCAAGTCCCTGAAGGTCACGTTGGAGCTTATTGGAGAGGTGGTGCTCTTCTCAACATCATTACCGAGCCTGGTAACTATCCCTTCTCTCAGTGTCTGTCATCAGCTCTTTATTCTAAACACTGCTCTTCCTGCTTCAGGTTTTCATGTGAAGCTGCCTTTCATTACCAACTACGAGCCTGTTCAAGTTACTCTCCAAACAGATCAAGTTAGTCTTTTTCACCATTAGAAATCTTTGATGTTCTTAGATTGTTTGCTTTCTTACTAGTTACTTCTCTCTATGTGTCTTTAGGTGAAGGATATACCATGTGGTACCAAAGGAGGTGTCATGATTACctttgagaagattgaagtaaCATccctattattattattattattttgtttctctGCTTATCTTAATTAATAACATGTATTATTGAcctgaattataaaaaaaaattattttaggttGTTAATCGTCTGCGTAAGGATTATGTCTATGACACTTTGCTCAACTATGGTGTCGACTATGATAACACATGGATATACGACAAGATTCACCATGAGATCAACCAGTTCTGCAGCTCTCATTCGCTTCAGCAAGTCTACATTGACATCTTTGACCAGGTAGGTAGATTTTGAAGCCATACTAATCTTTGATAATGTTTACACTGTGTCTGATATCTTTTCTAATTCacttaaataatcaaatgtTTTCCAGATTGATGAACGAATGAAAGAGGCGCTTCAGGCTGATTGCACACGTTATGCTCCAGGAATTGAGATTATTAGTGTGCGTGTCACTAAGCCTAAAATTCCAGAGAGTGTGAGGCGGAACTTTGAGCAGATGGAAGAGGAACGCACTAAGGTACACTCTTTTTTTACCCCTTGGCTCTTAGTTCTGCTATATAATTCATGAGTTAGGAATATCTGTTTAGCAATATAAAAGCTGTTGACTTTTTTGGAAGGTCTTGATCGCTATTGAGAAACAAAGAGTTGCTGAGAAAGAGGCTGAGACAAAGAAGATAATGGCCATTAGTGAAGCCGAGAAGAATGCCAATGTTAGTAAGATTCTGATGGAACAGAAACTGACTGAGAAAGACAGTGCACGGAGAGAAGCGGATATCGAGAATCAGATGTATCTTGACCGTCAAAAGAGTCTCGCTGATGCTGATTACTACCGGTAATAGCCAGTCTTTAAAGAACATATATAACTGCAGAACCAAAGGGTCTAATGTTTAATTTTTCTCTGATCAATGTCACTAGTGTGCTGAAAGAAGCTGAAGCAAACAAGTTGAAGCTCACTCCTGAATTTCTCGAACTTAAATTCATCGATGCCATTGCTCGTAACACCAAAATGTTCTTCGGTGACAAGGTTTTTCTCTACACTCTCTCATTTCTAAACTATTATCTCTCTGTTTCTGTTGTTCTAAAGAAGTATATGTCTACTGTGCAGGTACCTAACATGGTATTGGATCAAAGGCTGCTTGGGAACTTCCTCAATCATTCGACAAAAGACAAATCTAATGATGGGAACTCGGAAAGGGCCACTGATTCATAGAACATGTTCAGTGCCCACCaaggaaaacaaaaactttCTTTTGTTATTGCTTAGTAGTGAAAACTTGGACGCTTCTCTCGTGGCGAGCATTTTACTGCAACTTAATCTCttaataaacatgttttttGTTCGAAAATCTATCTCTTTGGTACTAAGACCAGACCTGTTCGTATGGAGTGTAAGCCTTTATTATGAAATGAAATGTAGTtcgtccaaaaaaaaagaattatatgaCAAAACACCTTATTTTGGACCTAAAGGATCATGTGACTCACGAGGGACaaggaaaaacatatttaaCCATTGAATAAACTCTTGAGGCAAAGTTGTTATATATCAGCTCTCTTCGAAATCTTTTATGGAAACCAATATTCAGGGGAAGTCCATTTAAAGGATGTTACATGGAAACGTAAACGGAAACGCGGAAGCGGAATCGTATGGAAGCGTAGAaacgagttaaaaaaaaaaaggaaacggATCCGTgttggaatatatatatatataaaataaaaacccacatataaaataaatctgaaaatttaaaaatgtctaAAACACACAAATCCAACAAAgtcttaaatattaaataactcaactgaaaataaaaactttcaatgTTAAAGATCAATTGTTTCACTcattttcatcttctccatcaAACACAACAGCCTCTAGTTCTGGTTCATTAAGGGAAAGATCTTCAAACTCAAGTCTTCCAATATTAAGATCATCCAAAGAATCAAATTGGTCACCTCCAACATCCTACATCTTGTTAGGACTTTCTTTGTAAGCAGAACTCCTTCTAGATAGGAGACGAAGATTAGTATGCACAAATACCAAATCTTCAGCTGTTTGTagcataatctttttttttgttgcaaaatggatgaacttgtaagtgcTCCAGTTCCTTTCACAACACGAGGATGAAGAAGGCTGTCAAAGCAACTTAAATGCTAAGGCTTGAAGCTTTGGAGCTGAAGATCCATGAACTGCCCACCATCTTAAAGGTTCTACGATAAATCTATTATGGATTGCATCAACACTACCAAAATCTTTCAAGCTTAAAGAGAAATTAGAATATTCAATGTTAACCTCTCTCCTTTCATCTTGATTTGAAAAATACTTCATGATGcaattttttctttctctagtAATCTCCAAATCTTGATGTGGACATTTTCTACTATTCTCTTCTCTAAGCCATTCTGAGCTATAATATCTGCATCcaacaaaataaacaacaataattttttacttaaataacTAACGAAActgtttaaattttagtttataagaTAATAAACCAAATGAACTAGAAAAGACTTATAACTTACTTGGGATTTAAAGAATGTGCCATACAATGGAGAGGAGTGTTACTCTTACTCCAACGAGAGGTCAAAATAGACTGCACCGCATTCCAAAAAACCGAGTCATCTTCAAATTCTTTCCTTTCCTTTCTAAAGATAAACTTTTTCACAGTCTGTATCATGCTTTCCCACCACTCATAAACCAGATGAAGTGAAGGCTTATCAGTGTCAGCTGCTCTAATCACATTATATATCGGCAAAGTGAAAGACAAAGCATAATCAATCTCATCCCATAACATCTCATCTAATATCTTTTTCTTTACTGTCGATGCTCTTTCTACACCATCATCTTTATAATCATCCCATTTAGGACTGATCACCATTTGTTGTAACCcggtttttattttcttgaatctCTTAGGCATCACAACTGTTGAAGCAAACCTgtaaaaataaacttaataatcttaattttttttataaaataattgtaattAAGATTGAGCTTaacaaaaaagaagacaaaCCTTGTCGAAGCAATTGTAAGGAGTTTAAGATCACAATGTTCTGTGAACATGACAAGCCTCACTCCATGGTTCATAATAAAGTTCTTGATCCAAGTGGCATCCTCACTGATAGACTTTATCCAATAACAAGCATCATACACTTCTTCATTGCTTCTTGTATTATAAACATGTGCACATATGTTTTTGAGAGCAAGATTCAAAGTATGAACCACAAATGGTGTCCAGAAGATAGTAGGAAACTTAGATAAAATAAGTGCACCAGCTTTTACACAATTTGAAGCGTTATCTGTGAGTACTTGAACCACATTCTCATGTCCAACCTCCTTGATGCATTCTATGATCATTTCTGCAATCACCTCACCAGTTTTTGCTTCACCTTGAATGTTGACTGCTCTTAACATCATTGGACCACTCTCATTCGCAGCAATCAAATTTAAGCTAGGTCTTCGATGAGGGTCTGACCAGCCATCACTACATATGCTAACTGATGTAGCGGAAGCTTTATAGAATAGAACTAGAGATCTGTTGATTCTGAGAATACCCGGAAAACTAGAATAATACAAAGATCTTATTTAGTTTAAGAGTGCCTAAGATCAATGTCTTCTTAAATTCGTTGAAAATACCTATGTTCTAGCCGAAAACAAGGAATAAAGAgaaatctcttaacttttattaatcaaatcataaactaaaTACAACTCTAGGCataataaactatttatataaaatccaaATAACTTTAGAACTATTAAAAACCTTAAGATAATTCCCACTAATTAAAgataaatacttaaataaataataaactagaTAATAATGATATTtagaatatatccaaatatctcTCTGCATCATTCTCTCCGGGTTGGAGAAGATTCGCCCTCGAATCTTGCTGGTTGTCTGTATCttatttctcttcttcttctttttccattgataatatttttcaaataagaaaataagattttttttccacCTTAGACAAGATAATCAACATGGGCATGAATGATTCCATCTCCTCGCTACGATGATGTGTGAAAGCTCGTACTGGATCACTTTTAACAAAAGCCCAGCTGGCTCCACAACTCCCAAAACGTGAGTAGCCTTGCCTCAAATTGCTGCCGCCCACGAGCAAGAAAATATTGTGACGAGTAACTTCATCGCTCAACTTATCAACCACTTGACCATAGAATTCATTGTCGTCGTACTGAATCCAACCGTCATCATCATAAAGATAAAAGATTGGATCGCTAACAATATCTATGTAAAcgatttcttcactttgacagaACAAATTCTCCATGATCTAGAATCAAGTTTTGATTAAGAAACCAAAacaccagctctgataccacctgatGTAGCGAAAGCTTTATACGATAGAACTAGAGATCCGTTGATTCTAAGAATACCCGGAAAACTAGAATAATACAAagatcttatttagtctaagaatgcctaagatcaatgtcttcttaaattcgttgagaACACCTATGTTCTAGCCGAAAACAAGGAATAAAGAgaaatctcttaacttttattaatcaaatcataaactaaaTACAACTCTAGGCATAATTAAGcctatttatataaaatccaaATAACTTTAGAACTATTAATAACCTTACGATAATTCCCACTAATTAAgataaatacttaaataaacaataaactaGATAATAATGATATTtggaatatatccaaatatctcTCTGCATCACTAACTCCCTTCTGTTTCCATGAATCCTTCAATGGCTGCAAGTGCACTTcaatgttctttctttctttttggagaAGTGTAGTCCTCAAAGCATTATAACCAGGAGGAACATATCCTGGAATTTGTGATGCACGCACATATGAATTGCGATAATGAGGATTTCTGGCAACATTAAAAGACAAGCCGCTTGTACAGAACATTCTAAATATTTCACCATCACACTGCTCTCTGGCCTAATTATTGAATGCTTTTTCTTAAGCTAAACCCATTACTTTTCTCTTCTTTGACACAGTCTCACTTGTATCAGGAAATTTGTAGCTCATGTCATAGTCAAGAGACGAAGCAGATGCCTTTCTTGATGATGAAGGTAATGGAACTGGTGTAGAAGCTGAACGTTTTATCCTCTCCTTGCAATCATTAACCAATTTCTTCATGTTAACTTTTTGTTGTGGAGTAACTTTCAAGCATCCTTTGATTCCCTTAACTACTTCTTGCAAAAGATGAGTCACAACTCTAGTATAAGACCCAACATATGTATTACTGCAGAATTTGCATTCAAACCTCCATGATTCCCCTCCTACTATCTTTTCAATCTTGTTGACATAAATCCATAAAGGTGctttgatatatggtgttttagacatcttgtatatatgcttttcaattggttttcaagtctttatcgagtgttcctagtccttttcgagtcattacaggtctggagtggCATTGGGTGGaagatggaccagctggaacaaaagaggcagaaaacgatgcaatttggtgattttcacgcagaacattAGAGCGGAGCAACCTGAGTGCCTGTTCCAGCAGCATAGATTTTTaaggaagtttccaaatatttcgggattttACCTAGGGCTTCCCCCTTTTACTCCCAGGCCGCCATAGACCTGCAtatatatcttttcttattttttattatcataCTACGCTAGTTTTTACACAATAAACCATTGGAGACTTTTGTACTTGAAGATTTGCTACCTTGAAAGAGAAAAGGCTTCATCTTTCTCACCTTGAGAAGATTCCTGAACcctatcttatttatttattgattcaacatgttttcttcatctattGTCTCAGTGATTTCTCtgttcatggctgagtagtggcttgttaggtttagggtgttAGGGATCATGGATCAATGAGTTAGACACAAATAGGATTGTTATTCCTTGATATCTCTGTCTATTGCTAATCTTAATGCTTGTGTTAAACTGGCCATTTATCATCTGATCGTATGTTTAATCTAATCATCAAAAGTGTTTGAGGTTGCTAGAAAAAGCATAGATAGGCGATTTTTCCTTAGCCAACGAAAGCTGATGCTAAGGCAAATCGTGAACCAATTGAATCTGAACTTAATGTTGTCATCATTCTGATCCAAACGACAGTTTAGGCATTAGGATTGCTTGATAAATTGGTagacaccacgacagtgggtttATCTATTCTTGTTGTTCAAGTTCTAGATTGGCTCTTATTGCCTTCCTCAATAGTTGTGTAGTTCATGATCCTAAGTATCCCGATGAATCACCTTGAACTTAGCTCTCTTAATCATCTAAAAACCTTAAACGAATTtattacttgcttgttacgaaaCCTTAATCTCAAAACTCCATCattgttttagctaagtattgatccaataaagataaagtgtaatcgtTGGTCTCTGCGGATTCGATcttaaagtgctacatcgacataccattcgattgtggtaatatgcacattaggttaattgatGTGCTTATACACGTAATATGATGCTTTATCATCCACAA
This genomic stretch from Brassica napus cultivar Da-Ae chromosome C9, Da-Ae, whole genome shotgun sequence harbors:
- the LOC106437937 gene encoding erlin-2-B isoform X1; this translates as MDPQQRRTETGPRPPVGEPGGDVTSIFIAFGVFIAIAALQVMSPSSLVHQVPEGHVGAYWRGGALLNIITEPGFHVKLPFITNYEPVQVTLQTDQVKDIPCGTKGGVMITFEKIEVVNRLRKDYVYDTLLNYGVDYDNTWIYDKIHHEINQFCSSHSLQQVYIDIFDQIDERMKEALQADCTRYAPGIEIISVRVTKPKIPESVRRNFEQMEEERTKVLIAIEKQRVAEKEAETKKIMAISEAEKNANVSKILMEQKLTEKDSARREADIENQMYLDRQKSLADADYYRVLKEAEANKLKLTPEFLELKFIDAIARNTKMFFGDKVPNMVLDQRLLGNFLNHSTKDKSNDGNSERATDS
- the LOC106437937 gene encoding erlin-2-B isoform X2, which translates into the protein MDPQQRRTETGPRPPVGEPGGDVTSIFIAFGVFIAIAALVMSPSSLVHQVPEGHVGAYWRGGALLNIITEPGFHVKLPFITNYEPVQVTLQTDQVKDIPCGTKGGVMITFEKIEVVNRLRKDYVYDTLLNYGVDYDNTWIYDKIHHEINQFCSSHSLQQVYIDIFDQIDERMKEALQADCTRYAPGIEIISVRVTKPKIPESVRRNFEQMEEERTKVLIAIEKQRVAEKEAETKKIMAISEAEKNANVSKILMEQKLTEKDSARREADIENQMYLDRQKSLADADYYRVLKEAEANKLKLTPEFLELKFIDAIARNTKMFFGDKVPNMVLDQRLLGNFLNHSTKDKSNDGNSERATDS
- the LOC125592554 gene encoding uncharacterized protein LOC125592554, with product MLRAVNIQGEAKTGEVIAEMIIECIKEVGHENVVQVLTDNASNCVKAGALILSKFPTIFWTPFVVHTLNLALKNICAHVYNTRSNEEVYDACYWIKSISEDATWIKNFIMNHGVRLVMFTEHCDLKLLTIASTRFASTVVMPKRFKKIKTGLQQMVISPKWDDYKDDGVERASTVKKKILDEMLWDEIDYALSFTLPIYNVIRAADTDKPSLHLVYEWWESMIQTVKKFIFRKERKEFEDDSVFWNAVQSILTSRWSKSNTPLHCMAHSLNPK